A portion of the Streptomyces coeruleoprunus genome contains these proteins:
- a CDS encoding CGNR zinc finger domain-containing protein: MAAAPQPLAPDPAADLALRLALTIRHDGQGGVADDLVDPDGLTRWVHAHAAALPAGELPFTADDAALAAVRDLRAAVRALFARAVPGEPSRADARHLMPVEEALRRLNAAAAAVPVVPHLTWPPGDGPAAGHRAAAAGAPAAAALTAALAHAAIAFLAGPDRTRLRACHAPRCVRYFLKDHPRQEWCSPSCGNRARVARHHDRHRPGAGT; the protein is encoded by the coding sequence ATGGCCGCCGCACCCCAGCCGCTCGCACCCGACCCCGCAGCCGATCTCGCGCTGCGCCTCGCGCTCACCATCCGCCACGACGGGCAGGGCGGCGTCGCCGACGACCTCGTCGACCCGGACGGCCTCACCCGCTGGGTCCACGCCCACGCCGCCGCCCTGCCGGCCGGTGAGCTGCCCTTCACCGCCGACGACGCCGCCCTCGCGGCCGTGAGGGACCTGCGGGCCGCCGTACGGGCCCTGTTCGCCCGCGCCGTGCCGGGCGAGCCCAGTCGCGCCGACGCCCGGCACCTGATGCCCGTGGAGGAGGCCCTGCGGCGGCTCAACGCGGCGGCGGCCGCCGTGCCCGTCGTACCGCACCTGACGTGGCCGCCCGGCGACGGGCCGGCGGCCGGACACCGCGCCGCCGCGGCCGGCGCCCCGGCGGCCGCCGCGCTCACCGCCGCGCTCGCGCACGCCGCCATCGCGTTCCTCGCCGGACCCGACCGGACCCGGCTGCGCGCCTGCCACGCCCCCCGTTGCGTGCGCTACTTCCTCAAGGACCACCCGCGCCAGGAGTGGTGCAGCCCCTCCTGCGGCAACCGCGCCCGCGTGGCCCGCCACCACGACCGCCACCGCCCCGGGGCCGGCACCTGA
- a CDS encoding ACT domain-containing protein — protein MTGERDLTRLVTGMRPELDRARYVYCTVEAPAVPPGLHPVATVAESEGLTLVLPQEEADAAGLPYTYVAGRITLRIHSALDAVGLTAAVAGALADAGLSCNVVAGYHHDHLFVEYDRAQDALAALHRLAVGAS, from the coding sequence ATGACCGGAGAACGTGATCTCACCCGGCTCGTCACCGGGATGCGCCCCGAGCTGGACCGCGCCCGCTACGTCTACTGCACCGTCGAGGCCCCCGCCGTCCCGCCCGGACTGCACCCGGTCGCCACGGTCGCCGAGTCCGAGGGCCTGACCCTCGTACTGCCCCAGGAGGAGGCGGACGCCGCGGGCCTGCCGTACACCTATGTGGCGGGCCGCATCACCCTGCGGATCCACTCCGCCCTCGACGCCGTCGGCCTCACCGCCGCCGTGGCGGGTGCCCTCGCCGACGCCGGCCTCAGCTGCAACGTCGTCGCCGGCTACCACCACGACCACCTCTTCGTCGAGTACGACCGGGCGCAGGACGCGCTGGCGGCCCTGCACCGCCTCGCCGTCGGCGCCTCCTGA
- a CDS encoding thiolase domain-containing protein: MTAHRDVAIVAFAQTRHRARTEELSEVEMLMPVLHEVLARTGLKTSDIGFTCSGSSDYLAGRPFSFTMALDGVGAWPPIAESHVEQDGAWALYEAWVKILTGEADTALVYGYGKSSPGPLRDVLTRQLDPYYLAPLWPDSVALAALQAQALLDAGDTDERDLAAIAARNRDNATANPFAQLPGARPQGDYVVRPLRTGDCAPVGDGAAAVILAAGDTARALCDRPAWIRGMDHRVEPHALGVRDLTDSPSTRLAATRAGAFDRPVDTAELHAPFTAQEVVLRKALSLGDDVRINPSGGPLAANPVMAAGLIRLGEAAARIHRGASDRALAHATSGPCLQQNLVAVLEGEPRDR; the protein is encoded by the coding sequence GTGACGGCGCACCGGGACGTCGCGATCGTCGCCTTCGCCCAGACCCGGCACCGGGCCCGCACGGAGGAGCTGTCCGAGGTCGAGATGCTCATGCCCGTGCTCCACGAGGTGCTGGCGCGGACCGGCCTGAAGACCTCCGACATCGGCTTCACCTGCTCCGGCTCCTCCGACTACCTCGCCGGCCGGCCCTTCTCCTTCACCATGGCCCTCGACGGCGTCGGCGCCTGGCCGCCCATCGCCGAGTCCCACGTCGAACAGGACGGCGCCTGGGCCCTGTACGAGGCATGGGTGAAGATCCTCACCGGCGAGGCCGACACCGCCCTCGTCTACGGGTACGGCAAGTCCTCGCCCGGCCCGCTGCGCGACGTCCTCACCCGCCAGCTCGACCCGTACTACCTCGCCCCGCTATGGCCCGACTCCGTCGCCCTCGCCGCCCTCCAGGCCCAGGCCCTCCTCGACGCGGGCGACACCGACGAGCGGGACCTCGCCGCGATCGCCGCCCGCAACCGCGACAACGCCACCGCCAACCCCTTCGCCCAGCTCCCCGGCGCCCGCCCGCAGGGCGACTACGTCGTCCGGCCGCTGCGCACCGGGGACTGCGCGCCCGTCGGCGACGGCGCCGCCGCCGTGATCCTCGCCGCCGGCGACACGGCCCGCGCGCTCTGCGACCGGCCCGCCTGGATCCGCGGCATGGACCACCGCGTCGAGCCGCACGCCCTCGGCGTGCGCGACCTCACGGACTCGCCCTCCACCCGGCTCGCCGCCACCCGCGCCGGAGCCTTCGACCGGCCCGTGGACACCGCCGAACTGCACGCGCCGTTCACCGCGCAGGAAGTCGTCCTGCGCAAGGCGCTGTCCCTCGGGGACGACGTGAGGATCAACCCCTCCGGCGGCCCCCTCGCCGCCAACCCCGTCATGGCCGCCGGCCTCATCCGCCTCGGCGAGGCCGCCGCCCGCATCCACCGCGGCGCCTCCGACCGGGCCCTCGCCCACGCCACCTCCGGCCCCTGCCTCCAGCAGAACCTGGTCGCCGTCCTCGAAGGAGAGCCCCGTGACCGGTGA
- a CDS encoding DUF397 domain-containing protein gives MAETFTAPQHRTERTEPDLDLSKAEWRSGSHGVGDVQIAFVEGFIAMRNGASPGGPSVVFSPAEWRAFVRNAREGEFDLT, from the coding sequence GTGGCCGAGACCTTCACCGCCCCGCAGCACCGCACCGAGCGGACGGAACCGGACCTCGACCTCAGCAAGGCGGAATGGCGGTCCGGCAGCCACGGCGTGGGCGACGTACAGATCGCCTTCGTCGAGGGGTTCATCGCCATGCGCAACGGCGCCAGCCCCGGCGGCCCCTCCGTCGTCTTCAGCCCCGCCGAGTGGCGCGCCTTCGTCCGCAACGCCCGCGAGGGCGAGTTCGACCTCACCTGA
- a CDS encoding thiolase domain-containing protein: protein MTGEPVAVVGIGQTEHTTARRDVSLAGLVREAALRALTDAALTWADVDAVVIGKAPDFFEGVMMPELYLADALGATGKPVLRVHTAGSVGGSTALVAAGLVAARVHATVLTVAFEKQSESNAMWGLSLPVPFQQPLLAGAGGFFAPHVRAYMRRTGAPGTIGSLVAYKDRRNALRNPYAHLHEHDLTLEQVQASPMLWDPIRYSETCPSSDGACAMVLTGRAGAARAPHPPAWVHGGAMRSEPTMFAGKDYVSPRAGRDCAAAVYRQAGITDPRREIDAVEMYVPFSWYEPMWLENLGFAAEGEGWKLTEAGVTALDGDLPVNPSGGVLSTNPIGASGMLRFAEAALQVRGRAGDHQVPGARRALGHAYGGGAQFFAMWLVGAEPPTR from the coding sequence GTGACCGGTGAGCCCGTCGCCGTCGTCGGCATCGGCCAGACCGAACACACCACCGCCCGCCGCGACGTCTCCCTCGCCGGACTCGTCCGCGAGGCCGCCCTGCGTGCCCTCACCGACGCCGCCCTCACCTGGGCCGACGTCGACGCCGTCGTCATCGGCAAGGCCCCCGACTTCTTCGAGGGCGTGATGATGCCCGAGCTCTACCTCGCCGACGCCCTCGGCGCCACCGGCAAACCCGTGCTGCGCGTCCACACCGCGGGCTCCGTCGGCGGCTCCACCGCCCTCGTCGCCGCCGGCCTCGTCGCGGCCCGCGTCCACGCCACCGTCCTCACGGTCGCCTTCGAGAAGCAGTCCGAGTCCAACGCCATGTGGGGCCTCTCCCTGCCCGTCCCCTTCCAGCAACCCCTCCTCGCCGGCGCCGGCGGCTTCTTCGCCCCGCACGTGCGCGCCTACATGCGCCGCACCGGCGCCCCCGGGACGATCGGCTCCCTCGTCGCGTACAAGGACCGCCGCAACGCCCTCAGGAACCCCTACGCCCACCTCCACGAGCACGACCTCACCCTGGAACAGGTCCAGGCGTCGCCGATGCTGTGGGACCCCATCCGCTACTCCGAGACCTGCCCCTCCTCCGACGGTGCCTGCGCCATGGTCCTCACCGGCCGCGCCGGGGCCGCCCGCGCCCCGCACCCCCCGGCCTGGGTGCACGGCGGCGCCATGCGCAGCGAACCGACCATGTTCGCCGGCAAGGACTACGTCTCCCCGCGCGCCGGCCGCGACTGCGCCGCCGCCGTCTACCGGCAGGCCGGCATCACCGACCCGCGCCGCGAGATCGACGCCGTCGAGATGTACGTCCCGTTCTCCTGGTACGAGCCGATGTGGCTGGAGAACCTGGGCTTCGCCGCCGAGGGCGAGGGCTGGAAGCTCACCGAGGCCGGCGTCACCGCCCTCGACGGCGACCTGCCCGTCAACCCGTCCGGCGGCGTGCTGTCCACCAACCCCATCGGCGCCTCCGGCATGCTCCGCTTCGCCGAAGCCGCCCTCCAGGTCCGCGGCCGCGCTGGCGACCACCAGGTGCCCGGCGCCCGCCGCGCCCTGGGACACGCCTACGGCGGCGGCGCCCAGTTCTTCGCGATGTGGCTGGTCGGAGCCGAGCCGCCCACCCGCTGA